The following proteins are encoded in a genomic region of Streptomyces lunaelactis:
- a CDS encoding ABC transporter permease, with product MTQPASPAKHDAPIPAAKPAPDKGSWQRPLGLRPDVRNLSLLGVLAVLIAVGGITKPDEFLATSNLQLVLTQASIIGVVTVGMTFVITSGGIDLSVGAIVALASVWATTLATQEYGFAGILFTAVIVGLGCGLVNGLLIAYGGMVPFIATLAMLASARGLALQITDGKTQMVTVNSVLDLGIKDAYILGIPPLVLVFAAVTVVGWLLLNRTTFGRRTVAVGGNAEAARLAGIDVRRQRLYLYLLSGLCCGIAAFMLIVLAGSGQNTNGNLYELDAIAAAIIGGTLLSGGRGTIVGSVLGVLVFTTITNIFALNNLESAVQQIAKGAIIVAAVLVQHRTLRGGEA from the coding sequence ATGACGCAGCCAGCCTCTCCGGCGAAGCACGACGCGCCGATACCCGCCGCCAAGCCGGCACCGGACAAAGGCAGTTGGCAACGCCCGCTCGGGCTGCGCCCCGATGTCCGCAATCTTTCGCTGCTGGGCGTCCTCGCCGTCCTGATCGCGGTCGGCGGCATCACCAAGCCCGACGAATTCCTCGCCACGAGCAACCTCCAGCTCGTCCTCACCCAGGCCTCGATCATCGGCGTCGTCACCGTCGGCATGACCTTTGTGATCACCAGCGGCGGCATCGATCTGTCGGTCGGCGCGATCGTGGCACTCGCCTCGGTGTGGGCGACAACGTTGGCAACACAGGAGTACGGCTTCGCGGGCATCCTCTTCACCGCCGTGATCGTCGGACTCGGCTGCGGTCTGGTGAACGGACTGCTCATCGCGTACGGCGGGATGGTGCCGTTCATCGCGACGCTCGCGATGCTCGCATCGGCCCGCGGACTCGCCCTCCAGATCACGGACGGCAAGACCCAGATGGTCACCGTGAACTCCGTGCTCGACCTCGGCATCAAGGACGCGTACATCCTCGGCATCCCGCCGCTGGTGCTGGTCTTCGCGGCGGTCACCGTCGTCGGCTGGCTGCTGCTGAACCGTACGACCTTCGGACGCCGCACCGTCGCGGTCGGCGGCAACGCGGAAGCCGCCCGCCTCGCCGGCATCGACGTACGCCGCCAGCGGCTCTACCTCTATCTGCTGTCCGGCCTGTGCTGCGGAATCGCCGCATTCATGCTGATCGTCCTCGCCGGATCCGGTCAGAACACCAACGGCAATCTCTACGAACTCGACGCCATCGCCGCGGCGATCATCGGCGGCACGCTGCTCAGCGGCGGCCGGGGCACCATCGTCGGCTCGGTCCTCGGCGTCCTCGTCTTCACCACGATCACCAACATCTTCGCCCTCAACAACCTCGAGAGCGCCGTCCAGCAGATCGCCAAGGGCGCGATCATCGTCGCCGCCGTCCTCGTGCAGCACCGCACCCTGCGAGGCGGCGAAGCCTGA